One genomic segment of Linepithema humile isolate Giens D197 chromosome 5, Lhum_UNIL_v1.0, whole genome shotgun sequence includes these proteins:
- the LOC105673030 gene encoding odorant receptor 4-like: MNVNKDLNYAFALSRQCLWLLGVWPDPQIPLSDFRRPNIRFVIVVCILSFYVILPQLTNMILAWGNVARMVEYVASANFSLMALCKLIATWYHGKTLRTLMTSVMTDWIISKSDWERSTMLKIARRGRSLSFRCYVSAMFTVAFYVWFNVLKFQRSMHQPQRILAYQFAYPYNTQKSPNYEITFFVQVTGGAYSALINCTVDSFVSIFVLQVCAQLQNLRSALNNIVDELANKTISTLKFKKGLAAIVIRHEHLIKTANTIDECYSGVLFVHMLCATFQLCFETFQVFTIITDNLDVSIIKVAFLSFYVTLVLTHLYIYCYSAERLLTESTSMAYGVYECKWYNLPPKNAKDLMIIAHRSRIPLKLTAGKFGIFSLEMFGTTVKTSMGYLSALLTMKD, from the exons ATGAATGTCAATAAAG ATTTAAATTACGCGTTTGCCCTGAGTCGTCAATGTTTGTGGCTATTAGGCGTGTGGCCCGATCCACAAATCCCTTTGAGTGATTTTCGCCGGCCAAATATAAGATTTGTGATTGTGGTGTGTATTCTGAGTTTTTACGTGATCCTACCGCAATTAACGAATATGATTCTGGCTTGGGGTAATGTTGCTCGCATGGTGGAATACGTCGCCTCCGCGAATTTTAGCCTAATGGCGCTATGCAAATTGATCGCTACCTGGTATCACGGCAAAA CACTGCGAACGCTGATGACGTCAGTCATGACTGATTGGATAATTTCGAAGAGCGACTGGGAACGAAGTACAATGTTAAAGATTGCAAGACGCGGAAGAAGTTTATCTTTTAGATGCTACGTGTCCGCGATGTTCACAGTTGCGTTTTATGTATGGTTCAATGTTTTGAAGTTTCAACGAAGCATGCATCAACCTCAACGGATTCTCGCCTATCAGTTCGCGTATCCTTACAACACCCAGAAGAGTCCAAACTatgaaataactttttttgttcAAGTTACTGGTGGCGCATATTCGGCTCTAATTAATTGCACTGTTGACAGCTTTGTCTCGATATTCGTGCTACAAGTATGTGCTCAACTGCAAAATTTACGGTCAGCACTTAATAATATAGTTGACGAATTAGCCAACAAAACCATATCAACTTTGAAGTTTAAAAAAGGCCTAGCTGCAATTGTTATACGACACGAACATCTCATCAA aacTGCGAATACAATCGACGAATGCTACAGCGGAGTGTTATTTGTGCATATGCTATGCGCCACTTTTCAGTTATGTTTTGAAACTTTTCAAGTTTTCACA ataataacaGATAATTTGGACGTGTCTATTATCAAAGTAgcttttctatctttttatgTCACTCTTGTGTTGACACacttatacatttattgttattcGGCTGAAAGACTTTTAACGgag AGCACCAGTATGGCGTATGGCGTGTATGAATGCAAGTGGTACAATTTGCCACCAAAAAACGCAAAGGACTTAATGATTATCGCACATCGATCTAGAATTCCGCTTAAATTGACAGCTGGAAAATTCGGCATTTTTTCACTGGAAATGTTTGGAACA acagTTAAGACATCGATGGGATATTTATCCGCATTGCTTACAATGAAAGACTag